The genomic region GGCATCGGCACGAGCCGGGTCTTCGTCGCCGCCGGCAGATTGGTGAGTTCTTCCTGACGGGTTTCGACCACCGTGACCAACAGCGGCAGCGGCGCAAGAGCAGCCGCCAGTGCCCGGCCGACATGGCCGGCGCCGAAGAGAAGCACCTCGGGCAGGCGCTCGATCTCGCTGGCACGTGTGGCTTCGAGTTCGTCTTGCAACGCCGGCGTCAGCCGGCGAAACCGCAACTGCGTGCGCCCACCACAGCACTGGCCGATCTCGGGGCCGAGCGGGATGTCCATGGTGGCGGTTCCGCCGGTTCCCGCCAGCATCTCCCGGGCATTCGCGATCGCCATGAACTCGAATTGCCCGCCGCCGATCGTGCCCCAGAGGGCGGTCGGCGAGACGAGCATATAGGCGCCGGCCTCGCGCGGGGTGGAGCCTTGCGTGCCTGTTATGTCGACGAGGATGCTGTCGGGGTGGGCGGCGAGGAAGGTCAGGAGGTCGGTCATGCGATAGCCCCGT from Rhizobium sp. BT03 harbors:
- the xdhC gene encoding xanthine dehydrogenase accessory protein XdhC — protein: MTDLLTFLAAHPDSILVDITGTQGSTPREAGAYMLVSPTALWGTIGGGQFEFMAIANAREMLAGTGGTATMDIPLGPEIGQCCGGRTQLRFRRLTPALQDELEATRASEIERLPEVLLFGAGHVGRALAAALAPLPLLVTVVETRQEELTNLPAATKTRLVPMPEALVKDIPAGGAVVILTHDHALDFLIAREALAREDLAYTGMIGSATKRATLASWLSREGGERAWMERLTLPIGGTAVRDKRPEVIAAMTAAEILTALAAYRLQASS